A stretch of the Opisthocomus hoazin isolate bOpiHoa1 chromosome 2, bOpiHoa1.hap1, whole genome shotgun sequence genome encodes the following:
- the GNMT gene encoding glycine N-methyltransferase — protein sequence MVDSVYRTRSLGVAAEGLPDQYADGRAARVWQLYIGDTRSRTAEYRSWLLGLLRQHRCRSVLDVACGTGVDSIMLLEEGFQVTSVDASDKMLKYALKERWERRKEEPFDRWVIEEANWLTLEKDLEKPGDGFDAVICLGNSFAHLPDFKGDQSDHKLALKNIASMVRPGGVLIIDHRNYDHILATGCAPPGKNIYYKSDLTKDITTSVLLVNNKAHMVTLDYTVQVPPGEAGATPELSKFRLSYYPHRLEAFTALLKGAFQGKCQHSVLGDFQPYTPGQAHIPCYFIHVVKKMA from the exons ATGGTGGACAGCGTGTACCGGACGCGGTCGCTGGGGGTGGCGGCCGAGGGGCTGCCGGACCAGTACGCGGACGGGCGGGCGGCCCGCGTCTGGCAGCTGTACATCGGGGACACGCGGAGCCGCACGGCCGAGTACCGCAGCTGGCTCCTGGGGCTGCTCCGCCAGCACCGCTGCCGCTCCGTCCTCGACGTGGCCTGCGGCACCGG GGTGGACTCCATCatgctgctggaggagggcttTCAGGTGACCAGCGTGGACGCTAGCGACAAGATGCTCAAGTACGCGCTGAAGGAGCGCTGGGAGCGGCGCAAGGAGGAGCCCTTCGACCGATGgg TCATCGAGGAGGCCAACTGGCTGACACTGGAGAAGGACCTGGAGAAGCCAGGGGACGGGTTTGATGCAGTCATCTGCCTGGGCAACTCCTTCGCGCACCTGCCGGACTTCAAAG GGGACCAGAGTGACCACAAGCTGGCCCTGAAGAACATTGCCAGCATGGTGCGGCCCGGGGGGGTCCTGATCATCGACCACCGCAACTACGATCACATCCTGGCCACGGGCTGCGCGCCGCCTGGCAAGAACATCTACTACAAG AGTGACTTGACCAAGGACATCACCACCTCGGTGCTGCTGGTGAACAACAAGGCGCACATGGTGACCCTGGACTACACGGTCCAGGTCCCCCCCGGCGAGGCAGGGGCCACCCCGGAGCTGAG CAAGTTTCGGCTGTCGTACTACCCCCACCGGCTGGAGGCCTTCACTGCCCTGCTGAAAGGTGCCTTCCAGGGGAAGTGCCAGCACAGCGTCCTGGGCGACTTCCAGCCCTACACGCCGGGGCAGGCCCACATCCCCTGCTACTTCATCCATGTCGTGAAGAAGATGGCCTGA